The following is a genomic window from Nocardioides thalensis.
CAACATCAACGACGGCCTCGCCACGGCGTACGCCTCCAAGGGCACCCCGTCGGGCGGCGTGAAGAACTCCGGCGTCGGCGCGCGCCACGGCGACCAGGGCCTGCTGAAGTACACCGACGTCAAGAACGTCGCGGTGCTGAAGAAGCAGGTGCTCGGCGCCCGCCCCGGCCAGGACTACGACGCCTACGTGAAGCAGATGCTGAGCTCCCTCAAGCTGATGAAGAAGCTCCGCATCCGCTGATCCGGGCCGAGTCGGCTCATCTTCTCGCCCCGAATGGCCCGAGTCGGCGCGTGATCACGCGCCGACTCGGCGAAGAGGACACCTGATGCGTGATCAGGCGGGTCAGGCCTCGATGGCCTCCGTCTTCTGGGTGGGCTCGACGCCCGCGATCTGGATCTTCCGCGGCTTGGCCTTCTCGGCGACGGGTACGACGAGCCGCAGCACGCCGGAGTCGTAGCCGGCCTCGATCCGCTCGAGGTCGAGGTTGTCGCCCAGGACGAGCTGGCGGCTGAACTGGCCGTGCACCCGCTCCGACGCGAGCTTCTGCCAGTCACCGTTGCCGGCGACGCGCTCGGCCTTGACGGTGAGCACGTTGCGCTCGACGTCGAGGTCGATCGTCTCCGGGTTGACGCCCGGGAGGTCGAACTCGATGACGAACTTGTCGCCCTCGCGCCACGCGTCCATCGGCATCACGGCGGGGCGGTTGGTCGTGCCCCAGCCGGAGCCCAGCAGCTGCTGGGTGATGCGGTCGAAGTCGCGGAACGGGTCAGTAGAACGCAGCAACATGGTTTCCTCCTCGGTGGAGTTGTCGGGACACGATCTGCAACAACCGTTATAGATAATCTGTTCCGGAGAATCAAGTAGGATCGGAGTCGAGGAGGTGACCGGATGTCCGACGAGAACCGCGGCGTCTTCGCCATCTCGGTGGCCGCCGAGATGGTGTCGATGGAGATCCAGAACCTGCGCGTCTACGAGCGCCGCGGGCTGGTCGAGCCCGATCGCAGCCCGGGCGGCACGCGCCTCTACAGCCCGCGCGACGTCGAGCGCCTTCACCGCGTCCGCGACCTGCTCGCCGAAGGCCTCAACCTCGCCGGCATCCGTCGTGTGCTCGAGCTGGAGGACGAGGTCGACCGCCTGCGCCGCAAGCTCGCTCGCCGCTAGGGTGCCTGCGTGACCGACGGCAGCACCGCGTACGACGCCGCGCGCGGAGCCGTCGCCGACGCTGCTCGGCGCCTCGCGGCCGAGGGCCTTCTGATCGGTACGGCGGGCAACGTGAGCGTCCGGATCGCCGGCTCCGACCTGATCGCCGTGACGGCGACCGGGGTGGTGCTCGCCGACTGCGGGCCGGAGCACGTCTCGGTCGTCGACGCCACGGGCGCAGTGGTCGCCGGAGAGCTGGCGCCCACCTCGGAGCTCGAGCTGCACCAGGCGGCGTACGCGACCGCCGCGACGGGCGCCGTGGTGCACACCCACGCGCCGTACGCCACCGCCGTGGCGTGCGTGCTCGACGAGCTGCCCGTCCTGCACTACCAGCAGCTGCTGCTCGGCGGCAGCGTCCGGGTGGCGCCGTACGCCACCTTCGGCACGACCGAGCTCGCGGGCGGCGTCGCCGCCGCCCTGGAGGGCCGCGCCGCCGCGCTGATGGCCAACCACGGCGCAGTGACCACGGGCGCCGCCCTCGACAAGGCCGTGGACGCGGCGCTGCTCCTCGAGTGGTGCTGCCGGCTCTACGTCAACGCCGCCCGGATCGGCACCCCGCGCGTGCTCGACGACGCGCAGCAGGCGGCCGTCATCGAGGCCGCGATCGCTCGCCGCTACGGCACCACCCGACCGGCGGAGGAGACCCCGTGACCGAGAAGATGACCATCGCCGTCGTGGGCGTCCACGTGCTCGACACCCACGTGCTGCGGGTGGAGTCGATCCCCGAGGGCTCCGACGGGGCGCTCGTCGACACGATCCGGATGTCGCCCGCCGGCACTGCCGGGGGCACCGGCGTGGTCCTCGGCCGGCTCGGCGCGGACGTCCACTCCATCGGGGCCGTCGGCGACGACCCGATCGGGGACGCCCTCGTCGGGCTGCTCCAGCGCGAGGGCCTCGACACGAGCCGCCTCGTGCGCCGTACCGACCAGCAGACGTCGGCCTCGGTCCTCCCGGTGCGGCCCAACGGCGACCGGCCGGCGTGGCACGTCGTCGGCGCCAACGGCAGCCTCACCCTCGACGACATCGACCTGGCGTCGGTGCCGGGCCTGACCCACGTGCACCTGGGCGGGCCGGAGTTCCTCGGCGGTCCGGCGGCCGGAGAGCTGCTCGCGCAGGCGCGGGAGATGGGCTGCGTGACGTCGGTCGACGTGCTCGCGCCGGGCGACCCGGACCTGCTCGCGTGGATCGCCGACTGCCTGCCGCACACCGACTACCTGCTGCCCAACGACGAGCAGGTGCTCGGCTTCACCGGAGCTGCCTCGCTCGAGGAGGGCGCCCGCGCGCTCGTCGACGCCGGCGCCGGCTGCGTCGCCGTCACCCACGGCGCCAAGGGCGCGCTGGTGGTCACCGCCGACACGGTCGCCGCGGTTCCGGCGTACGAGATCGGCGTCGTCGACACCACCGGCTGCGGCGACGCGTTCTCGGCGGGCTTCCTTCGCGGCCTGTCGCTCGGCCACGACCTCGAGGCCGCGGCCCGGCTCGGCTGCGCGACGGCCGCGCAGGTCGCTCAGGGCGTCGGCACCGACCACGGGACCTACGACCTGGACGTGGTCCTGTCGTTCGCCGAGTCGGCAGAAGTTCGCGCCTGAGCGGGGCCGAGTCGGCAGAAGGTCACGCGTGAGAGGGACCGAGTCGGCGCGTGATCACTGGCCGACTCGGCGCCCTACACGCGTGAAGACCGGCCGACTCGGTGCCCTACAGACGTGAAGACGGGCCGACTCGCGTCAGGCGACTTGCAGGGAGCGCTTCGAGAGGCCCATCCAGAAGCCGTCGATGACCTGGAGGCCGGGGGTGCCGGGGTCGGTCGCCGCGCCGAGCGTGACGAACAGCGGGCTGTAGTGCTCGACGGTCGGGTGGGCGTAGGGCATGCCCGGGGCCTTCGTGCTGTACGCCGCCAGCGTGTCGACGTCGCCGGCGCTCAGCGCCTCGGCCGCCCACGCGTCGAAGTCGCGCGACCAGCCGGGCGCGTCGGCCTCGATGCGGAAGTCGCGGAGGAACGGCAGCCCGTGGGTGAGGAAGCCCGACCCGATGATGAGGACGCCCTCGTCGCGAAGCGGCCGGAGCCGCTCGCCGAGCCGCAGCAGCCGCTCCGGGTCGTGGGTGGGCAGCGACATCTGGAGCACGGGGATGTCGGCCTCGGGATACATGATCCGCAGCGGCACCCACGCCCCGTGGTCGAGGCCGCGCGAGACGTGCTGGTGCACCGGCTCGGTGTCGGGCATCGTCGCCGCGATCCGCTCGGCGAGCGCGGTGGCGTCGGGGGTGCGGTAGGTCATCCGGTAGTACTTCGGGTCGAAGCCGCCGAAGTCGTAGACCAGCTCGGCGCCGCTCGCGCTGAGCGAGACCGGCGCGGACTCCCAGTGGGCGCTCACGATCAGGATCGCCTTCGGCCGCGGCAGGTCCTGCGCCCACGCTGCGAGCTGGCCCGACCAGATCGGGTCGTCGAGCAGGGGCGGCGCACCGTGACCGATGTAGAGCGCAGGCATGCGGCCGTCGTAGGTCTCCATGCCGATTAGAACCGTTGAAGATTCAACTTCATTCCCCGTCCACGGGCGGCAGGGTCCAGTCGACCGGAGCGCCGCCGCGCTCGCCCAGCAGCTGGTTGACCCTGCTGAACGGCCGCGACCCGAAGAACCCGCGGTGCGCCGACAGCGGCGACGGGTGCGCGGACTCGACGTACGGGATCGGGCCGAGGTGCGGCACCAGTGTCTGCGCGTCGCGCCCCCACAGGACCGCGGCCATCGGCGCGCCGGCCTCGGCCCGCCGTACCAGGGCCTGGATCGCGCACGCTGTCACGTGCTCCCAGCCCTGGCCGCGGTGCGACGCGGGGGAGCCGGGCCGGACGGTCAGCACCCGGTTGAGCAGCATCACGCCCTGCTCGGTCCACGCGGACAGGTCGCCGTGCTCCGGAGGTACGACGCCCGCGTCCTCCGCGAGCTCGCGGTAGATGTTGACCAGGCTCTTGGGGAGCGGCCGCACGGCCGGGTCGACCGCGAAGCACAGGCCGATCGGGTGCCCCGGAGTGGGGTACGGGTCCTGCCCCACCACCAGCACCCGCACGTCGGCCAGCGGTCGCCGGAACGCACGGAAGACGTCGTCGCCCGCCGGCAGGTAGGGCCGCCCGGCCGCGAGCTCGGCGCGGAGGAAGCGGCCCATCGCCGCCACCCGGTCCTCGACCGGCGCGAGCGCCTCCGCCCAGTCGGGTGCCATCAGTCCCTTGTCCACGAGTCCTTGGAGCGTGCTCACAACCCCGAACCCTGCCATCTCGAACGCCGAGGTCTGCCAGTTCGCGCCCCGAGGTGTGCCAGTTCGGCCAGCCAGTAGGTTCTGAGGCATGAGCAGCGAGCCGACCGTGACCAACAACCCCGACCGCAACCGCTTCGAGATCACGACCGAGGACGGGCGCCTGGCGGGCTTCGCGCAGTACGTGCCCGGCGACGGCGTCCGCGACTTCAACCACACCGTGGTCAAGGACGAGTTCGAGGGCCAGGGGATCGGCGGCCGGCTGGCGCGGGCTGCGCTCGACCAGACCCGGTCCGAGGGGCTCAAGGTGCTCGCCACCTGCCCGTTCATCAAGAGCTGGATCGACAAGCACCCCGACTACCAGGACCTGCTCGCCTGAGGGTCTCGTGACGGCGCTGGGCGCCTCCTCGACCACCGGAGAAAATGCAGTAGCGACGCCCCTCTCCCTCCCAGGGGCGTCGCCAATGCGCAATCCAGCGGCATGCTGAATCCGACGCGGACCACGGCACTCTCTGGTCCGCCGGCGGCGGCCACCCAGTCGGGGGCGCCGGTCCCGGAGGGGCTCCCTCCAGTCTCCTGCCGTGGTTCCGCGTCGGTGAGAGAAATCTACGAAGGCCGGGACCCTCCCGGGATCGGGCAAGAGTCCGACGTTGCCTAGTCACTTGTGACTAGGCGACCTCTCTACTTCGCGCCCAGCGCCCGCGAGGCGGCTGAGCCGTGCTTGCGCTTGCGGTTGGTGCCGATCCGGGTCGTCGACTCCGGCGTGGCCTTCGGCTCGGCCGCGGCCGGCTCGTCGGTCGACCACTCGGCGATCCACTCGTCCATCACCGGCCACGTCGTGTGCCGCGCCGCCCGGCCGGTCAGCATCCCGAGGTGCCCGCCCGGCACGATCTCGAACCGGACCGCGGGAGCCCCGGTCAGCAGCGGTACGACGGCCCGGACAGCACCGACCGGCGCGATCCCGTCGGTCGAGCCGCCGAACACCAGCACCGGCACCTTCACCTCGGCCAGGTCGATCGTGCGGTCGTCGAGCTCGAAGACACCGGTCGCGAGCTGGTTGCCCTTCGCGAACCGGTGGTAGAGCTGGCCGAACGTGCGGCCGGGGTAGGCGATCATGTTGTCGGTGAACCGGTCGACCGCCTCGATCTGGGCGAGGAACTCGGTGTCGTCGATGTGGGTCGCCAGCGCCAGCGGCTTGGTCACCATCTTCTGGAACGACGACAGCTGGAACGCCCACCGCACCACGGGCTTCGGAGCGCCGCCGAGCAGCTGGTAGCCCTTGGTGATCGGGCCCTTGCCGTTGAACCAGTTGAGCAGCGGCCGCAGCGGCGCCACGAGCGGCACCTGGCTGACGTCGATCGGCGAGCCGACGACGGTCAACGACGCGATCGGCAGGTCGGTGGAGTCGGCGGTCGCGAGCAGCGCGAAGATGCCGCCGAGGCTCCAGCCGATCACGTGCACGGGACGGCCGCCGGCGTGCTCCGAGGCGGCCCGGATCGCGCTCGGCACCACCTCGTCGATCCAGTGCTCGATGCCGAGGTTGCGGTCGCGGAAGGAGACCTCGCCGTACTCCACGAGGTACGTCGGCCGCCCTCCGGTGACGAAGTGCTCGACGAGGGAGCACCCGCGGCGCAGGTCGTAGCAGATCGCCGGCGCGGCGAGCGGGGTCACGAGCAGGACCGGGTCGCCGGTCTCCTTGACGGTCCCGGAAGGGCGGTAGTGGTAGACCTCGCGCAGGGTGCCGTCGTCGATGAGCGTGCGCGGCATCGGACGCAGGTCGGCGAGCCCGCC
Proteins encoded in this region:
- a CDS encoding alpha/beta fold hydrolase; this encodes MALVPLRSLPGAGLVPGPDRVVAAASNVGHKVLYGGLADLRPMPRTLIDDGTLREVYHYRPSGTVKETGDPVLLVTPLAAPAICYDLRRGCSLVEHFVTGGRPTYLVEYGEVSFRDRNLGIEHWIDEVVPSAIRAASEHAGGRPVHVIGWSLGGIFALLATADSTDLPIASLTVVGSPIDVSQVPLVAPLRPLLNWFNGKGPITKGYQLLGGAPKPVVRWAFQLSSFQKMVTKPLALATHIDDTEFLAQIEAVDRFTDNMIAYPGRTFGQLYHRFAKGNQLATGVFELDDRTIDLAEVKVPVLVFGGSTDGIAPVGAVRAVVPLLTGAPAVRFEIVPGGHLGMLTGRAARHTTWPVMDEWIAEWSTDEPAAAEPKATPESTTRIGTNRKRKHGSAASRALGAK
- a CDS encoding dioxygenase family protein; the protein is METYDGRMPALYIGHGAPPLLDDPIWSGQLAAWAQDLPRPKAILIVSAHWESAPVSLSASGAELVYDFGGFDPKYYRMTYRTPDATALAERIAATMPDTEPVHQHVSRGLDHGAWVPLRIMYPEADIPVLQMSLPTHDPERLLRLGERLRPLRDEGVLIIGSGFLTHGLPFLRDFRIEADAPGWSRDFDAWAAEALSAGDVDTLAAYSTKAPGMPYAHPTVEHYSPLFVTLGAATDPGTPGLQVIDGFWMGLSKRSLQVA
- a CDS encoding class II aldolase/adducin family protein, which encodes MTDGSTAYDAARGAVADAARRLAAEGLLIGTAGNVSVRIAGSDLIAVTATGVVLADCGPEHVSVVDATGAVVAGELAPTSELELHQAAYATAATGAVVHTHAPYATAVACVLDELPVLHYQQLLLGGSVRVAPYATFGTTELAGGVAAALEGRAAALMANHGAVTTGAALDKAVDAALLLEWCCRLYVNAARIGTPRVLDDAQQAAVIEAAIARRYGTTRPAEETP
- a CDS encoding GNAT family N-acetyltransferase, with the protein product MSSEPTVTNNPDRNRFEITTEDGRLAGFAQYVPGDGVRDFNHTVVKDEFEGQGIGGRLARAALDQTRSEGLKVLATCPFIKSWIDKHPDYQDLLA
- a CDS encoding uracil-DNA glycosylase, with the translated sequence MAPDWAEALAPVEDRVAAMGRFLRAELAAGRPYLPAGDDVFRAFRRPLADVRVLVVGQDPYPTPGHPIGLCFAVDPAVRPLPKSLVNIYRELAEDAGVVPPEHGDLSAWTEQGVMLLNRVLTVRPGSPASHRGQGWEHVTACAIQALVRRAEAGAPMAAVLWGRDAQTLVPHLGPIPYVESAHPSPLSAHRGFFGSRPFSRVNQLLGERGGAPVDWTLPPVDGE
- a CDS encoding sugar kinase, translated to MTEKMTIAVVGVHVLDTHVLRVESIPEGSDGALVDTIRMSPAGTAGGTGVVLGRLGADVHSIGAVGDDPIGDALVGLLQREGLDTSRLVRRTDQQTSASVLPVRPNGDRPAWHVVGANGSLTLDDIDLASVPGLTHVHLGGPEFLGGPAAGELLAQAREMGCVTSVDVLAPGDPDLLAWIADCLPHTDYLLPNDEQVLGFTGAASLEEGARALVDAGAGCVAVTHGAKGALVVTADTVAAVPAYEIGVVDTTGCGDAFSAGFLRGLSLGHDLEAAARLGCATAAQVAQGVGTDHGTYDLDVVLSFAESAEVRA
- a CDS encoding Hsp20/alpha crystallin family protein yields the protein MLLRSTDPFRDFDRITQQLLGSGWGTTNRPAVMPMDAWREGDKFVIEFDLPGVNPETIDLDVERNVLTVKAERVAGNGDWQKLASERVHGQFSRQLVLGDNLDLERIEAGYDSGVLRLVVPVAEKAKPRKIQIAGVEPTQKTEAIEA
- a CDS encoding MerR family transcriptional regulator → MSDENRGVFAISVAAEMVSMEIQNLRVYERRGLVEPDRSPGGTRLYSPRDVERLHRVRDLLAEGLNLAGIRRVLELEDEVDRLRRKLARR